One segment of Natronosalvus halobius DNA contains the following:
- the pyrE gene encoding orotate phosphoribosyltransferase yields MTNQALIDALRDADAVRYGEFELSHGGTSDYYVDKYLFETDPRCLELIAEAFAERLEADTKLGGVALGGVPLAAATSVAAGVPYVIARKQRKDYGTANLIEGRLQEGEEVVVVEDIVTTGTSLVDAVEALRDAGATVERTLVVVDRQEGGRENVEAAGLEMDALVTAEELLADRD; encoded by the coding sequence ATGACGAACCAGGCACTCATCGACGCACTTCGTGACGCCGACGCGGTTCGATACGGCGAGTTCGAACTCTCTCACGGTGGCACCAGCGACTACTACGTCGACAAGTACCTCTTCGAAACCGATCCGCGCTGTCTCGAGTTGATCGCCGAGGCCTTCGCCGAGCGACTCGAGGCCGACACGAAACTCGGCGGAGTCGCTCTCGGCGGCGTCCCGCTAGCGGCCGCGACGAGCGTCGCCGCCGGTGTTCCCTACGTCATCGCCCGGAAGCAGCGCAAGGACTACGGGACGGCGAACCTGATCGAGGGTCGACTCCAGGAGGGCGAGGAGGTCGTCGTCGTCGAGGACATCGTCACGACGGGCACGAGCCTGGTGGACGCGGTCGAGGCGCTACGCGATGCGGGTGCGACGGTCGAGCGCACGCTCGTCGTCGTGGACCGTCAGGAAGGCGGCCGCGAGAACGTCGAAGCCGCGGGCCTCGAGATGGATGCGCTGGTGACGGCCGAGGAGTTACTAGCCGACCGCGACTGA
- a CDS encoding class I SAM-dependent methyltransferase, with protein sequence MPPEESPTVEDAYDKLAETYETQEEDPYCADLEFPATTELVPNVAGKRVLDAGCGHVRYAAWLAERGADVLAVDRNTEMLEQARRRIGDRAEIRQADITATLEFADDGTFDGVICGLSLHYVEDWRQPFAEFARILRPGGFLVFSAQHPVDEYVAFEAENYFDVEQERMTWSASGEEIDVPFYRRPFSEVVNPLVETGFQLEELVEPKPNESFKEKKPESYEKRLKYPTFLCVRASRSK encoded by the coding sequence ATGCCACCCGAAGAGAGTCCCACTGTGGAGGACGCATACGACAAACTGGCGGAGACGTACGAGACGCAAGAAGAGGACCCGTACTGTGCGGATCTGGAGTTTCCTGCGACGACGGAACTCGTTCCAAACGTCGCAGGCAAACGAGTCCTGGATGCGGGTTGTGGACACGTTCGGTACGCAGCGTGGTTGGCCGAGAGGGGAGCGGACGTTCTCGCTGTCGACAGGAACACCGAGATGCTCGAACAGGCGAGACGACGAATCGGCGATCGAGCGGAAATTCGCCAGGCCGATATCACGGCGACTCTCGAGTTTGCCGACGACGGAACGTTCGACGGTGTTATCTGCGGCCTTTCGCTCCATTACGTCGAAGACTGGCGACAACCCTTCGCGGAGTTCGCCCGCATTCTTCGTCCAGGAGGATTCCTCGTGTTTTCGGCACAACATCCAGTCGATGAGTACGTGGCATTCGAGGCCGAGAACTACTTCGACGTCGAACAGGAACGGATGACGTGGTCCGCTTCCGGCGAGGAGATTGATGTCCCCTTCTATCGTCGGCCATTTTCCGAAGTCGTCAACCCGCTCGTCGAAACTGGGTTTCAACTGGAGGAACTGGTCGAGCCGAAGCCGAACGAGTCCTTCAAAGAGAAAAAGCCAGAATCGTACGAGAAACGGTTGAAATACCCGACGTTTCTGTGTGTTCGAGCGTCGAGATCTAAATAA
- a CDS encoding class II aldolase/adducin family protein, with amino-acid sequence MTVLLETQREQVVERASDLASLTPGRTGNLSVRDGDVFAITPTGVPYDAFDVDDVPVVGVDGEHRDGAMKPSSEVPMHSAIYRREDVGAIVHTHSPWSTTLAIADEPLPPIHYMIVAVGKRVPVAEYAPYGTDALAENIVTAMREADATASLIENHGLVVTAPDLETALENTAHVESLARIYLEARSAGLEPQRLSDEQLETVLAKFESYGQQ; translated from the coding sequence ATGACTGTACTCCTCGAAACCCAGCGCGAGCAGGTAGTCGAGCGTGCGAGCGACCTCGCATCGCTGACCCCCGGCCGAACCGGAAATCTGAGCGTCCGCGACGGCGACGTCTTCGCGATCACGCCGACTGGCGTCCCCTACGACGCGTTCGACGTCGACGACGTACCGGTCGTCGGGGTCGACGGCGAGCACCGCGACGGGGCGATGAAACCCAGTAGCGAGGTGCCGATGCACAGCGCCATCTACCGCCGCGAGGATGTGGGCGCCATCGTCCACACGCACTCGCCGTGGTCGACGACGCTGGCGATCGCCGACGAACCCCTGCCGCCGATCCACTACATGATCGTCGCCGTCGGCAAGCGAGTGCCGGTCGCCGAGTACGCCCCCTACGGCACCGACGCGCTGGCCGAGAACATCGTCACCGCGATGCGCGAGGCCGACGCCACCGCGAGCCTCATCGAAAACCACGGTCTGGTTGTCACCGCACCGGACCTCGAGACGGCGCTCGAGAACACGGCTCACGTCGAGAGCCTCGCCCGGATTTATCTGGAGGCGCGCTCGGCCGGCCTCGAGCCTCAGCGACTCTCCGACGAACAGCTGGAGACGGTGCTCGCGAAGTTCGAGTCCTATGGCCAGCAATAG
- a CDS encoding HAD family hydrolase: MTVDAVLFDFDDTLYPYAPCNEAGKAAARETALERGYALDTEEFEAFYQTGRRDVKRDLVGTAASHDRLLYFKRALERHTGEPRPSDALALGDAYWEGYLQAMSLHSGVQETLSTVHEAGIDVGIVTNLTTRIQLRKIERLDLADAIDLLVTSEEVGQEKPASVMFTYPLARLECHPSDAVMVGDSIPSDVVGGNAIGLETVLFDAAGEEPDDPDLSGVDDQSGDDRIPDHRIDHFGDLTDLIL; encoded by the coding sequence ATGACCGTCGACGCCGTCCTCTTCGACTTCGACGACACGCTCTACCCCTACGCACCGTGTAACGAGGCAGGCAAGGCCGCCGCTCGGGAGACCGCCCTCGAGCGCGGCTACGCCCTCGACACCGAGGAGTTCGAAGCGTTCTACCAGACCGGCCGCCGCGACGTGAAACGCGACCTCGTGGGGACCGCCGCGTCTCACGACCGTCTGCTGTACTTCAAGCGTGCACTCGAGCGCCACACGGGCGAGCCCCGACCGTCGGACGCGCTGGCACTGGGCGACGCCTACTGGGAGGGGTACCTCCAGGCGATGTCGCTCCATTCGGGCGTCCAGGAGACTCTCTCGACGGTGCACGAGGCCGGCATCGATGTGGGAATCGTCACGAACCTCACTACTCGGATTCAACTGCGTAAGATCGAGCGGTTGGACCTTGCGGACGCTATCGACCTGCTCGTGACCTCAGAGGAGGTCGGCCAGGAGAAACCCGCCTCGGTCATGTTCACCTACCCGCTCGCGCGACTCGAGTGCCACCCGAGTGATGCAGTCATGGTCGGCGATTCGATCCCCTCGGACGTCGTCGGCGGAAACGCGATCGGCCTCGAGACGGTGTTGTTCGACGCTGCGGGCGAGGAGCCGGACGACCCTGATCTCTCGGGAGTCGATGATCAATCGGGGGATGATCGCATCCCCGACCACAGGATAGATCACTTCGGCGACCTAACGGACCTGATACTATGA
- a CDS encoding ferritin-like domain-containing protein: MADEVTDLLTKAYIDELETVMNYLTNAIVLDGVHAEEVKESLETDVEEELEHARMLGNRLKQLDESPPGSMEFEARQSSLQPPEDTTDVQSVIEGVLEAEEDAIETYRSLFEAAGEANDPVTEDVAVTILADEEAHRTEFRGFQKEFPND; this comes from the coding sequence ATGGCAGACGAAGTCACCGACCTGTTGACGAAGGCGTACATCGACGAACTCGAGACCGTGATGAACTACCTGACGAACGCGATCGTCCTGGACGGCGTCCACGCCGAGGAGGTCAAAGAGAGTCTCGAGACCGACGTGGAGGAGGAACTCGAGCACGCGCGGATGCTCGGTAACAGACTGAAACAACTCGACGAGTCCCCGCCGGGTTCGATGGAGTTCGAGGCCCGCCAGTCGAGCCTCCAGCCGCCTGAGGACACGACCGATGTCCAGTCCGTGATCGAGGGCGTCCTGGAGGCGGAGGAGGACGCCATCGAGACCTACCGATCGCTGTTCGAGGCGGCGGGCGAGGCGAACGATCCGGTCACGGAGGACGTCGCCGTGACGATTCTGGCCGACGAGGAGGCTCACCGGACGGAGTTCCGCGGGTTCCAGAAGGAGTTTCCGAACGACTGA
- a CDS encoding dihydrodipicolinate synthase family protein yields the protein MSNHDPGTEDPLSVHGVVPPMVTAFHEDESVDYETTAAHARFVVDGGAHGVFPLGTNGEFPLLTAEEQRGVVEAVVEEIDGDVPVIAGVGAPSTHETIQHATHAERVGVDGLVVVTPYYYPVDHDAALQHYRRVAEATDLPIYIYHIPSKTGNAISRSTLDDLAAIDGIAGLKDSSKDVPWLAQSIDAHPELTFLSGSDSLLFPGLEIGCSGMVSAVANVFPELVVDLYEAYDAGDEDRARELQSRVYDVRDALKTGGAYMSGVKSALRLRGFDAGPLRSPLRLKDEASTAELEAELEALDLL from the coding sequence ATGTCGAATCACGATCCTGGAACGGAGGATCCACTCTCGGTTCACGGCGTCGTCCCCCCGATGGTCACGGCGTTTCACGAGGACGAGTCGGTCGACTACGAGACCACGGCGGCCCACGCCCGGTTCGTCGTCGACGGCGGCGCCCACGGCGTGTTCCCGCTCGGGACGAACGGCGAGTTTCCCCTGTTGACCGCCGAAGAACAACGGGGCGTGGTCGAAGCGGTGGTCGAGGAAATCGACGGCGACGTGCCCGTCATCGCGGGCGTCGGCGCGCCGAGCACGCACGAGACGATCCAGCACGCGACTCACGCCGAGCGCGTCGGCGTCGACGGCCTGGTCGTCGTGACGCCGTACTACTATCCAGTCGATCACGACGCTGCCCTCCAGCACTACCGCCGGGTGGCCGAAGCGACGGATCTCCCGATCTACATCTATCACATCCCGAGTAAAACGGGGAACGCCATCTCGCGGTCGACGCTCGACGACCTGGCAGCGATCGACGGCATCGCCGGTCTCAAGGACTCGAGCAAGGACGTCCCGTGGCTTGCTCAGTCGATCGACGCCCACCCCGAACTGACCTTCCTCTCCGGATCGGATTCGCTGCTCTTTCCAGGCCTCGAGATCGGTTGCTCGGGTATGGTTAGCGCGGTCGCGAACGTCTTTCCCGAACTCGTCGTGGATCTCTACGAGGCCTACGACGCTGGCGACGAGGACCGCGCCCGTGAACTGCAGAGCCGCGTCTACGACGTTCGAGATGCGCTCAAGACCGGCGGTGCGTACATGTCGGGCGTCAAAAGCGCGCTCCGGCTTCGTGGATTCGACGCGGGACCGCTCCGGAGTCCGCTGCGGCTGAAAGACGAGGCGAGTACGGCCGAACTCGAGGCCGAACTCGAGGCGCTGGACCTGTTGTAG
- a CDS encoding acyl-CoA dehydrogenase family protein has protein sequence MELTAEQEAVRNVVHEFALEEIRPTALEADQTETFPEDVWDGLADIDLTSLTVPEAYGGYDADPITYALVNEEVAYGMLAMATALSVHCLATSCIATFADDDQKDRWLPEMATGRPVGAFALSEPHAGSNPAEMTTEAVKDGNEYVINGDKQWITNGQRAGVIVLFAKTDRDDPSTVTQFLVPADADGLTVGEKEDKLGLRASDTTGLHFDDVRIPAENRLTEEGRGLSAAFEILTGGRIAIAAQSVGLAQSALDEAIAYSQEREQFDRPIGDIQSIRHKLSEMSTRIEASRLLTREAARKRAANEGDAAMFANMAKYFASESAMFVTNEAVQIHGGYGYVTEGEVERLYRDAKITEIYEGTTEIQKKIIARHLLE, from the coding sequence ATGGAACTCACGGCCGAGCAGGAGGCGGTCAGGAACGTGGTGCACGAGTTCGCCCTCGAGGAGATCCGGCCAACGGCGCTCGAGGCCGACCAGACGGAGACGTTCCCGGAGGACGTCTGGGACGGCCTCGCGGACATAGACCTGACGAGTCTGACGGTTCCCGAGGCGTACGGCGGGTACGACGCCGATCCGATCACCTACGCCCTCGTCAACGAAGAGGTCGCCTACGGGATGCTGGCGATGGCGACGGCGCTCTCGGTCCACTGCCTGGCAACCTCGTGTATCGCCACGTTCGCCGACGACGATCAGAAGGATCGCTGGCTGCCGGAGATGGCCACCGGGCGACCGGTCGGCGCCTTCGCCCTCTCGGAGCCACACGCCGGGTCGAATCCGGCCGAGATGACGACCGAGGCCGTCAAAGACGGGAACGAGTACGTCATCAACGGCGACAAGCAATGGATTACGAACGGCCAGCGGGCGGGCGTGATCGTCCTCTTCGCGAAGACCGACCGGGACGACCCCTCGACGGTCACGCAGTTCCTGGTGCCCGCCGACGCGGACGGACTCACCGTGGGCGAGAAGGAGGACAAACTCGGGCTCAGAGCGAGCGACACGACGGGACTCCACTTCGACGACGTTCGAATCCCGGCCGAGAATCGGCTGACCGAGGAAGGACGGGGGCTCTCCGCTGCCTTCGAGATCCTGACCGGCGGCCGCATCGCCATCGCCGCCCAGTCGGTCGGGCTCGCCCAGAGCGCTCTGGACGAGGCCATCGCCTACAGCCAGGAGCGCGAACAGTTCGACAGGCCGATCGGCGATATCCAGTCGATCAGGCACAAGCTCTCGGAGATGTCGACCCGGATCGAGGCCTCGCGCCTGCTCACGCGGGAAGCGGCCCGCAAGCGAGCGGCGAACGAGGGCGACGCCGCGATGTTCGCGAACATGGCGAAGTACTTCGCCAGCGAGTCGGCGATGTTCGTCACCAACGAAGCCGTCCAGATCCACGGCGGCTACGGCTACGTGACCGAAGGCGAGGTCGAGCGCCTCTACCGGGACGCCAAAATCACCGAGATTTACGAGGGAACGACCGAGATTCAAAAGAAGATCATCGCTCGTCATCTTCTCGAGTAG
- a CDS encoding HAD family hydrolase produces the protein MNADAYDAIVYDLDGTLVDLPVDWDAVTSDVLDVYRAADVDPPTSSLWSLLASAPDVGLAAEVEATIAGHEREGARRSTRLAHADDLERRAEHVPVGVCSLNCEAACRIALEEHALASAVDAVVGRDTVETRKPHPGPLLAVIDGLESVPSRTLFIGDSPRDEETAKRAGARFQYVDGQ, from the coding sequence GTGAACGCCGACGCTTACGACGCGATCGTCTACGACCTCGACGGGACGCTGGTCGACCTCCCGGTCGACTGGGACGCCGTCACCAGCGACGTCCTCGATGTGTACCGCGCGGCGGACGTCGACCCGCCGACGTCCAGCCTATGGTCGCTGTTGGCCAGCGCGCCAGACGTCGGGCTCGCGGCTGAGGTTGAGGCGACGATCGCCGGCCACGAGCGCGAAGGGGCGCGTCGATCTACGCGACTGGCTCACGCCGACGATCTCGAGCGGCGGGCCGAGCACGTGCCCGTCGGCGTCTGCTCGCTCAACTGCGAGGCGGCGTGTCGGATCGCCCTCGAAGAACACGCGCTCGCGTCGGCTGTCGACGCCGTGGTCGGACGGGACACCGTCGAGACGCGGAAACCACACCCGGGGCCGTTGCTCGCGGTGATCGACGGGCTCGAGTCGGTACCGTCGCGGACCCTCTTCATCGGCGACTCTCCACGCGACGAAGAGACGGCGAAACGAGCGGGCGCGAGATTCCAGTACGTCGACGGGCAGTAG
- a CDS encoding DUF5822 domain-containing protein: MPQRVETSSPEGVDYGWVMQVTFVTTIVVGAPLVALASTTVDLPTWNARAEFAIRVGAVVWVLTALAVFAYAKRMQGR; this comes from the coding sequence GTGCCTCAACGCGTCGAGACGAGTTCCCCGGAGGGCGTCGACTACGGCTGGGTGATGCAGGTCACGTTCGTCACGACGATCGTGGTCGGCGCTCCGCTCGTCGCCCTCGCGTCCACGACTGTCGACCTGCCGACGTGGAACGCTCGAGCCGAGTTCGCCATTCGGGTCGGCGCCGTCGTCTGGGTCCTCACAGCACTCGCCGTCTTCGCGTACGCGAAGCGGATGCAGGGTCGGTAG
- a CDS encoding histidine kinase N-terminal 7TM domain-containing protein: MTDLRSVFVGALLVAAVLSIGVAVYALRNRRNRQDRLTTVLAVMMAVTCAWSVGSLGAHLSASATATWFWFGLINVATFALPVSWIVFAAHYANYDRHVTRRTIGLLAVVPALTFLTMVTNGFHGWFLADARFVSERALIAYTTGWVYDLHLIYAYILILAGIALIGHVAYTSRRVYRKQAIAIAAAVVVPLLANVHYVRMGGPESVNWTPVAFAITGVAIAAAIFRYRLLEIVPVARESVVETMRDGVIVLDEQRRIVDVNATAERMLEGPNPGADLIGASAKQVRLGTETVESIVETGRDELAIERAGTTQHVAIRSEPITTGSDATLVMIQDETYRREHERELERTNARLDEFASVVSHDLRNPLNIAAGYLDMLETSVDEDERETLDVIRTQHDRMQAIIDDALTLAREGSAVDETETLSLEAVAREAWDGVDTGAATLTVVDDRSLEADRNRLLRALENLFRNCVEHAGPTVSVAVGSSDEGFYVVDDGPGIPPDERERVFDSGYSTGTDGTGFGLSIVTQIADAHGWTVECSERGRNRDGACFEFSLRNSTDRLGPALAQKQ, from the coding sequence ATGACTGACCTCCGTTCCGTCTTCGTCGGGGCATTGCTCGTCGCAGCGGTACTCTCGATCGGGGTCGCTGTCTACGCCCTTCGGAATCGGCGCAATCGTCAGGATCGACTGACGACAGTTCTGGCAGTCATGATGGCGGTCACCTGTGCCTGGAGCGTCGGGTCGCTGGGCGCGCACCTGAGTGCCAGTGCGACGGCGACGTGGTTCTGGTTCGGACTGATCAACGTCGCGACGTTCGCGTTGCCCGTCTCCTGGATCGTCTTCGCTGCCCACTACGCGAACTACGACCGACACGTCACTCGACGAACGATCGGACTGTTGGCCGTCGTTCCCGCCCTCACGTTTCTCACGATGGTGACGAACGGGTTTCACGGCTGGTTCCTGGCCGACGCCAGATTCGTCAGCGAACGCGCACTCATCGCCTACACGACCGGCTGGGTGTACGATCTCCACCTGATTTACGCCTACATTCTGATTCTCGCCGGCATAGCGCTGATCGGACACGTCGCGTACACCTCCCGTCGCGTGTATCGAAAACAGGCGATTGCGATCGCCGCCGCCGTCGTCGTCCCTCTCCTCGCGAACGTCCATTACGTCCGAATGGGCGGACCCGAATCGGTCAACTGGACGCCCGTCGCGTTCGCAATTACCGGCGTCGCCATCGCCGCGGCCATCTTCCGCTATCGGTTGCTCGAGATCGTGCCGGTCGCCCGGGAATCCGTCGTCGAGACGATGCGCGACGGCGTAATCGTGCTCGACGAACAGAGGCGCATCGTCGACGTGAACGCGACGGCCGAACGCATGCTCGAGGGGCCCAACCCCGGCGCAGACCTCATCGGCGCGTCTGCCAAGCAAGTCCGACTCGGCACCGAAACCGTCGAATCGATCGTCGAGACCGGCCGTGACGAACTCGCCATCGAACGGGCGGGAACCACGCAGCACGTGGCCATTCGAAGCGAGCCGATCACGACCGGGTCGGACGCCACGCTCGTGATGATCCAGGACGAGACCTACCGACGGGAACACGAACGCGAACTCGAGCGAACGAACGCTCGCCTGGACGAGTTCGCGAGCGTCGTCAGTCACGACCTCCGGAATCCGCTGAACATCGCGGCCGGGTATCTCGACATGCTCGAGACGTCCGTCGACGAGGACGAACGGGAGACCCTCGACGTTATTCGCACGCAACACGACCGAATGCAGGCGATTATTGACGACGCGCTGACCCTGGCGCGGGAGGGATCGGCCGTCGACGAGACCGAGACGCTGTCGCTCGAGGCCGTCGCCCGCGAAGCCTGGGACGGTGTCGACACGGGTGCGGCGACGCTGACGGTGGTCGACGATCGGTCGCTCGAAGCAGACCGTAACCGGTTGCTTCGAGCCCTCGAGAACCTTTTTCGGAACTGTGTAGAACACGCCGGACCGACGGTATCGGTCGCGGTTGGCTCGAGCGACGAGGGCTTCTACGTCGTCGACGACGGACCCGGAATTCCGCCGGACGAACGCGAACGCGTGTTCGATTCGGGCTATTCGACCGGGACAGATGGAACGGGCTTCGGACTCTCGATCGTCACCCAGATCGCCGATGCACACGGCTGGACCGTCGAATGTAGCGAACGCGGACGAAACAGGGACGGCGCCTGCTTCGAATTTTCGCTTCGTAACTCGACCGACCGTCTCGGACCCGCTCTGGCCCAGAAACAGTGA